The Streptomyces sp. NBC_01268 genome segment GGAGACCCCTGGGGGCGTCTGCAGCGGACCAGTACCTTTCTGGCGTTCACCACCTACGGGACGGCCGAGGACGCGCAGCTCGCGGTGGACGGCGTACGGGCGGTACACGCGCGCATCAGCGGCCGTACCCCCGACGGTGAGCCGTACCGCGCCGACGATCCGCACCTGCTCGAGTGGGTGCACGTCGCTGAGGTCGACAGCTTCCTGCGAGCCCACCAGCGATTCGGTGCCCGGCCTCTGGAGGCCGGCGAGTGCGACGGGTACGTCGCCTCTGCGGCCCGCGTCGGGCACGCTCTGGGCGTGGTCCGTCCGCCGCGCACAGCGGACGAACTGGCGGAGCGGATCGACGCCTTTCGGCCGGAGCTGCGAGGTACCGACGCGGCCCGTGCCGCGGCCCGCTTCATCTTGCTCAGCCCACCGCTGCCGTGGCCGGCGCGGCTGCCGTACGCGATGTTGGCGGCGGCCGCGGTAGCCCAGCTCCCTGACTGGGCCCGCGCCCCTTTGGATCTTCCGTTGCTACCGCGGACGGAGCGCTGGTGCGCGACTCCCGCCGGCGTCGCGGTGACCGCCGCCATCCGCTGGGCCATGCACCGACCTCCCCCGTCCGGCGTGGAGTGATGGGGCCGTGTTCAGCGTTGGGCCGGCATCGCGGCCGTGGCGCGGTCAGGACGCGCTGCAGGACGGGGACAGGGATCGCCGGGTTGGTGACCGCCGTGGGTGCGGTGTCGCGGTCGTGCAGCAGATCGGCCAGGACGCGGGCTGGCAGCCGCACGTTGCGTATCGCGGCCGCTCGGACGTGGTCCACCGGGTCGTTCAGCAGCCGCACGGCTTCGGCCGGCGTCAGTCGGGGGTCCTCGGCGCGCGGCGACGTACCTCGGCATCTGGGTCACGCGAGAGACGAGCGACGTCGGCCGGCGTACTTGCTGGATCGTCCCGGGCCAGGCGCCGCATCCGGCCAGCGGGGTCGCCCGCGTAGCGCAGCAGGCCTGTGCGGGGGAACTTGGGGTGGCTGCGGGGGCGGTCGGGGTGGCTGAAGCTGCCGTCCCACCAGCTCCAGACTTCCAGCAGCATCTCGGGCGGTGCGTCATCGCACGATTCGGCGAGAAACAGGCGGACTGTGCGGTCCTCGTCCCGTGCCAGACGTTTCACGACGTCCGGTGGAAGATGCCGCGCACGGGCCACGCTTCGGCGGATGAGCGGATGGCACGACCCGGCGAGGCGGCGCATCGCATCGGTGTCCTCGTGCAGGCACTCGACCTCGCCATGGACGACCCTGCTGTACGGCTGTGCTCGCCTTGCAGAGCCGCTACCGGACATCTCCCACTCTTGCGCGGCTTCGCTACTGCGTCGACTGACCGGGCGACGAGCGACGTCGAGATGCCCTTGTTGCTGGCCTGTGCCTCGCGCAGGCCCTTCACACAGGTGCCGGCGCCGACTGGCGGGGAGCGGCGTTCGCACCCTGCGCCATGCGAGCCCGATCGGGAGGCCTCGAGCCCTTCTGCTGCACAGGGACACGGAACTCCGCCGCCGAATGGTCGATCCGCCAACGACCGCGCCCACCCCTTGGATGTACTGCCGGACGACCAACGCGACGCCTGGGCAGACCCTGTGACCTGCGTGAAGGCCCGGTGAATAAGATGATCATGGGCGGATGGGGGCGCTTAGCCTGCCCGAATGAACCCCATGCTCGGGCGAAGAAATCGCCTCGTCCAGTTCGCACTCGGCGCGGCCGTAGCCGCCTCGGTCCTGCTTCCCACCCAGCCCGCCCAGGCTGCGTCGGGTCTGGACCCGTTCACCGCGAACTTCAAGCTCACCCGCGTCGACGGGGACAAGACGGGCCTCATCGACTCCGCCGAGGCCGCCGGCGTCGCCAAGGCGTCCGTCACCGACGTCCTGGGCACCCGCACCGGACGTCCGGGGCTGTGCCACGCCACCGGACTGAACGGCGCCCTCAAGCCCGACGGCTTCTGTTGGGACGACGAGGACGACCGGTCCAACTACGCCGACAGTGGCGGCGGCTGGATGCCGCAGGGCTTCGCGGGTTCGCATGCCGCCACCGACGACGGGCTGTACGCGGGGCGCTCCCTCACCGCCACCGCCTGGTACCACGGCACGTGGGTCGCCGGCCGGAACCCGGAGACCGTCGAGGACTATGCGCGGGTCACGATCACGGAGTCGACCGGCGGCCAGGTCAAGTACGGGCACATCGCGCTCGTCGAGCCGGTCAACGGCAACTTCAAACCCCTCGCGTACACCTCGCACTCGGACGGCGTCGCCTGGTACGGCAACCGGCTGTTCGTCGCCAACGGCGCGGAACTCCAGGTCTTCGACCTGACGCGCATGTGGCGCATGAACGACACCACGAGCGCCCTCACCGGCCTGAATGCGGGCAAGTCCTCCGCCCGGTTCCACCTCTGGGCGATGCCGCTCGTCGCCCGCTACAGCACCATCAGCACGGCCGCGGTCGACAACGTCTCCACCGCCTGGCTCAACAACAGCCCCCGCGCCTGCGGTCCGAGCGTCAACAACGAGCTGTGCCTGAGCAGCCTCAGCGTCGACCGCTCCGGCGCGACGCCGGCCCTTGTCTCGGTGGAGAACCGCGGCGGCGCGGGCGCCCGCATCGTCCGCTGGCCCCTGTCGGCCCTCGGCACCGGCCTGCCCACCACGGTGGCTTCCGAGCCCACGGGCTACTCCTCGCCCGTCTGGGGCATCCAGGGCACGGCCACGGACGGCACCAACTACTACATGAGCGGCACCTGCCCGACGTACTGGCCGGGCGGCACCGATCTCTACTCCTGCATCCACGTGGCCAAGCCCGGCGAAGCGCCCCACGTCCTCACCCAGGCCCCACAGTTGACCCAGGGCCTCTCCTGGGACCCCCTCGCCAAGCGGCTCTGGGGCGCCAACGAGGCGCTCGTGGACTCCAGCGGACCGCGCAGGGTCGTGTTCAACATCGAGCCCGACGCCGGCAAGCCCGTCGACGGCTGGAGCTGGCTCACCAACTTCCACCAGGCCGGCTCCGTCTGCGCGACACCCCAGGGCAACGGCACCGCCAACGGCACGCCGATCACGGTGTGGACCTGCACGGGATCGGACGCCCAACGCTGGAAGTACGAGAACGGCCTGATCGTCCACAAGACGAGCGGCAAGTGCATCACCCCCGAGGCGAACGGCGCGAACACCGACGGCGCGCTCCTGACCCTGTGGACGTGCAACCCCTCGAGCGACGTCCAGCGGTTCGCCCCATCGGCCGACGGCAGCGCAGTGAACGCCTACGGCAAGGCCATCACGCCGAAGGGCAACTCCTTCGGCAACGGCGTCTGGCTGACCCTGTGGACCCAGGGCAGCCCCACCCCTGACGTCCAGGACTGGGTGGTCAAGGGTTTCTAGCCCCGCACCGGGGGCTTCCACACCCACCCACCCACCCACCCGCACCCGCTGCCCAGACACCGACGAGGGGCCGGCCCCGCTCCGGGGCCGGCCCTGGCGTGCTCACGGGATAGGACGCGCAGGCTGAGAGGAGGCGGGACGAGGCCCGTACGGGTTCCTCCGCCGGTCGCCCCGAAGCGTCTGAAAACGCCCGTTGCGCCACCTAGTATCGGCGACACCACCGGCCCCTTCCGGATCTCCCTCGTCGGCTACTGGCTGGTCGGTCTGCCCGCGGGCTACCCGCTCGGCGTCACCGCCGACTGGGGCGTCCAGGGCGTCTGGACCGGCCAGACCATCGGCCTCGCGGCCACCGCCGCCCTCCTCCTGATCGCCCTCCTGCGCCGCGTCGGCCAGCTCCTCCGGGAGAAGACCGGCACTGGCAGGGCGATTTCCCGGTGCCGAACACCGCCGCCGACGGCTACGCGGGCACCGCCCCGGTGAGGTCCTTCTGACCCAACGCTTCGGGCTCTACAACACCGTCGGCAACGTCTGGGAGTGGTGCGCGGACTGGTTCACACCGGGTGAGGAGATCTCACGGGTGATGCGAGGCGGTTCGTACCTGTGGCACGACCCCTACTGCAACCGTTACCGGGTGCCGCGCGCAGCTCCAACACGCCCGACAGTTCGACCGGCAACATCGGGTTCCGGGTGGCCGCCCACCCCGCGTGATCCCGTCCGGCACATGCTGGGAGAGGCCGTCCCGGGAGCGACGCTCCGGAACGGCCTCTCCGGCCTGTGGGCCGGAAGGTTCACTCCACCGTGACGTGGGCCAGGGCCCAGGAGGTGTGGTCGACGGACGTGCGCTTGTCGGCGTCCTCGACCACGAGGCGCAGGACGCGCACCCCGCTGACGTCCAGGTCGACACGGACCGGGCCAGTGGCCGCGGTCAGCGTGGGGGTGGACAGCAGCAGGCGGTCGTCGCCGTGGACCTTGGCGCGGATGGCACCGTTGCTGCTCCGCTTGGCGGAGGAGTCGTCGATGCCGACCAGAGAGGTGAACCGGACGGCAGCAGCGCCGAGGTGGTAGGCGATGTCGCTGGGCACGTGGACACCCAGGCCCTTGGGGTACGCCGTACCGCCGAAGGAGAGATCCGATCAGCCGATGGTGAAGCGCTGGTTCTGGGCGCCTCGGTCACAGCTCGCAGTGCGGTAGCAGCCGTTGTCCTGCTGGCAGAGGCAGCGGCCCGTGCCGACGCTTTGGAGCATGACGGCGCTGCGGGCGGCGGGATGGACGGTGCACCACTTCTTCCCAGCGGTCTTCAGAGGTACCTCCCCAGGAGCCACGAACACCACCGCCTACGCCTAAGGAATGGTGAGCAACCCTCATCGAGACGCTCATGCCGGTCGATCCGGTCCGGGGACGGCGCCGGCCGATCATCCACGCAGGCCTGACTCCATCGCGTGGCAATACCGCACCAACTCGCCCTTGCGGGACGTCCCCGAGGCTCGGACCGTCCCGGCTCCTCCAGGTAGCCGCGTACCACGGGAGTTCGGGGTGATCGGGGCGGCCGACGCGGTTCGTCTTTTCGCGGCAGCCCGATCGCACCCGGCCGAGGCGGTGGGCCCCACTCATGGCGGCGCGAGTCCTTCCAGTGGTGACGGGCGCGCAGCGCCTGGGCGTGGGGTCGCTGCTCCGGTGCGGTGACGGGGCTGTGTGCGTTGGGCGTGTCGGGGGGACCAGGCGGCCTCCCTCCATTTCGCTGTGACGGCCGCAGCGTCGGCCCTGGACCGAACCACGACCGCCCCAGCGAAATGGACATGGTGTGACCAGAAGACACGGGCGTCACGACCGCCTGAGGTACAGCGCTGCTGGAGTGGCGGTAGCCCTCATCTGGGGATGCGCCACCGCTGGGAACGCCCAGCCCTCCGATGCCGCACCCGGCGGCTTCGAGCGGGCGGCCGAGCAGGCGGCGGCAGAGTTCGGTGTGCCGAAGGAAGTACTCCTCGGCGTCAGCTACGAGTCCTCGTGGTGGGAGGCCAACGACGGCCGCCCCAGCACCAAGGGCGGCTATGGGCCCATGCACCTGACGGACACGACGTCCGGGGGAACGTACGACCATCGCCCAGGCGAGGGGCCCGTAGACGCCACGGGCACCGACGACCCGTCCGAGCACACGTTGCAGGCTGCCGCCGCGATGATCGGCGTCTCGTCCTCGACTCTCAAGCGGGACGAGCTGCAGAACCTTCGAGGCGGCGCCGCTCTGCTCGCCTCGTACCAACGTCAGGTCACCAGCGAGATGTCACCCGACCCCGGCAGCTGGTACGGGGCCGTGGCGCGCTACAGCCAGGCCGCCGACACCGCGGATGCGGAACGGTTCGCCGATGGCGTGTTCGCAGTGATCCGCTCCGGCAAGCAGAAGGTGCGCAAGGACGGCCAGAGGATTTCCTTGACGAAGTCGCCGTCCGCCCGTCCGGCGAGGTCGCAGCTCGCGTCCCTGGGGCTGCGGACGTCGGCCGCGGCAGCGGTGCCGGAGTGCCCCGCCGAGCTGAAATGCCGGTTCGTGCCCGCTGCCGCCTCGAACTACCAGGTCTCCACACGGGACTCGAACGGCATGGACGTCGACTTCATCGTCATCCATGACCTCGAAGGGTCCTACGACGGGGGGATCAGCTGGTTCCAGGACCCCGTCAGCGGGGTTTCCGCGCATTACGTGATGAAGGCCGACGGCAGTGCGGCAACGCAGATGGTCGCCACCAAGGACATCGCTTTCCATGCCGGGAACTACTGGATGAACCTGCACGGCATCGGCATCGAGATGGAGGGGTACGCCGCCCAGGGGCCCACCTGGTTCACTCCGGCCCAGTACAAGGCGACTGCCGCGCTGGTGGCCTACCTGGCACGACGCTTCGACGTGCCGCTGGACCGCCGGCACATCATCGGCCACGACAACGTCCTTCCGCCCAGGCCTGCCCGCGCGCCGGACGCGCACTGGGACCCCGGCCCGTACTGGGACTGGGAGAGATTCATGGCTCTCCTCGACGCCGATCAGCGTCACGAGCGCGAGGCCGGGGGAGGGGAGCAGGGCAGGAACGTCGGCGTCGGACAGGCGGTCATGATCGCCCCGACGTTCGGCAAGAACGCGCAGACGGTGACCGTGTGTTCCCCGACGTGCCGGTCCTGGACACAGCCTTCGAACCTTCTCTACGTGCATACGGAGCCCCGCGCCGACGCTCCGCTCGTCTCCGACCTCGCCCTCCGCCCGGACGGGTCGGCGGGAAGCGACCGCATCGACGACTGGGGGTCCACCGTGGTGTGGGGGCAGGAGTTCGTCGTCGCCGACATGCGAGGGGACTGGACGGCCATCTGGTTCGGTGGGCAGAAGGGATGGATCCACAACCCCGCGGGGGTGAACACCCGCCCCGCCCCGAACGCGCGGATCGTCCGTCCCGCGAGCGGGGCGAAGGTCTCGGTCTACACGACGGCCTACCCTCGAACGGACGAGTACCCCCGGGGGCTGCCG includes the following:
- a CDS encoding oxygenase MpaB family protein — protein: MVKRLGGLGRLVPPRTASVGGPRARDRLGDALFSRVAGPSGAENRARIHETPGPRWFAAEDPIRRVHGDASMFVGGLSALLLQSLHPRAMAAVEAHSGYRGDPWGRLQRTSTFLAFTTYGTAEDAQLAVDGVRAVHARISGRTPDGEPYRADDPHLLEWVHVAEVDSFLRAHQRFGARPLEAGECDGYVASAARVGHALGVVRPPRTADELAERIDAFRPELRGTDAARAAARFILLSPPLPWPARLPYAMLAAAAVAQLPDWARAPLDLPLLPRTERWCATPAGVAVTAAIRWAMHRPPPSGVE
- a CDS encoding RICIN domain-containing protein is translated as MNPMLGRRNRLVQFALGAAVAASVLLPTQPAQAASGLDPFTANFKLTRVDGDKTGLIDSAEAAGVAKASVTDVLGTRTGRPGLCHATGLNGALKPDGFCWDDEDDRSNYADSGGGWMPQGFAGSHAATDDGLYAGRSLTATAWYHGTWVAGRNPETVEDYARVTITESTGGQVKYGHIALVEPVNGNFKPLAYTSHSDGVAWYGNRLFVANGAELQVFDLTRMWRMNDTTSALTGLNAGKSSARFHLWAMPLVARYSTISTAAVDNVSTAWLNNSPRACGPSVNNELCLSSLSVDRSGATPALVSVENRGGAGARIVRWPLSALGTGLPTTVASEPTGYSSPVWGIQGTATDGTNYYMSGTCPTYWPGGTDLYSCIHVAKPGEAPHVLTQAPQLTQGLSWDPLAKRLWGANEALVDSSGPRRVVFNIEPDAGKPVDGWSWLTNFHQAGSVCATPQGNGTANGTPITVWTCTGSDAQRWKYENGLIVHKTSGKCITPEANGANTDGALLTLWTCNPSSDVQRFAPSADGSAVNAYGKAITPKGNSFGNGVWLTLWTQGSPTPDVQDWVVKGF
- a CDS encoding N-acetylmuramoyl-L-alanine amidase, with translation MAVALIWGCATAGNAQPSDAAPGGFERAAEQAAAEFGVPKEVLLGVSYESSWWEANDGRPSTKGGYGPMHLTDTTSGGTYDHRPGEGPVDATGTDDPSEHTLQAAAAMIGVSSSTLKRDELQNLRGGAALLASYQRQVTSEMSPDPGSWYGAVARYSQAADTADAERFADGVFAVIRSGKQKVRKDGQRISLTKSPSARPARSQLASLGLRTSAAAAVPECPAELKCRFVPAAASNYQVSTRDSNGMDVDFIVIHDLEGSYDGGISWFQDPVSGVSAHYVMKADGSAATQMVATKDIAFHAGNYWMNLHGIGIEMEGYAAQGPTWFTPAQYKATAALVAYLARRFDVPLDRRHIIGHDNVLPPRPARAPDAHWDPGPYWDWERFMALLDADQRHEREAGGGEQGRNVGVGQAVMIAPTFGKNAQTVTVCSPTCRSWTQPSNLLYVHTEPRADAPLVSDLALRPDGSAGSDRIDDWGSTVVWGQEFVVADMRGDWTAIWFGGQKGWIHNPAGVNTRPAPNARIVRPASGAKVSVYTTAYPRTDEYPRGLPASAQTRFDMYGFPPGQSYVATRTPLGADDFFPATPTRPEVVVTGGQRYDVIQYNRRLATVNTAETG